A single region of the Brassica rapa cultivar Chiifu-401-42 chromosome A03, CAAS_Brap_v3.01, whole genome shotgun sequence genome encodes:
- the LOC103857791 gene encoding myosin-9 isoform X14 has protein sequence MDDEKKKKRNKKKKNKQNNSKRADGDAIPTEDGNHNGDADIALINQVPDSIELEPSSQQIIINQADEPGVVDYTSPNSEAVLEETIKQLRDEIGSHLQKEAVFEETVRRLETENESHIQKEALLEERLEHLRTESEAHIQKQALLEERLEHLRTENEPHIEKEVQLEKMVADLRTQNEAHIEKEGLLEERLEHLKTENEAHIQSEALLEERLLHLRTENEAYIQKQAQLEERLLHLRTENETLKQNEEKLEERHVQYKTKNDVLVHEMSSTEVKMRELLDERSTFSQKEASLEKKLQQLQHDEESSTAAAEKSSIEMISSLNNEIGTLRAQVMKLEESRSNLQEQNNSLVETVSSLQVQRENHDNNVKGASEEELNSQIEAACTLVEKLITENAELVEKVNELCIQLNQSQRAFASPPESLAIEVQKSDALEEIPIHDEMIRIDDSGDIETALLERNLSEETVPVSVNPNGEIDVESQVAVAGEAEEVSGGVPLVDAPLIGAPFRLVSFVARYVSGADLAEKKQFL, from the exons ATGgatgatgagaagaagaagaagagaaacaagaagaagaagaacaagcaGAACAATAGCAAACGTGCAGACGGTGACGCTATACCTACCGAGGATGGGAATCATAACGGAGACGCTGACATTGCTCTAATCAACCAAGTCCCTGATTCCATTGAGTTGGAACCATCATCTCAACAGATCATCATCAAT CAGGCAGATGAACCTGGTGTTGTTGACTACACGTCTCCAAATAGCGAG GCGGTTCTGGAAGAAACAATCAAACAGTTACGTGATGAGATTGGGTCCCACCTTCAGAAAGAG GCTGTTTTTGAAGAAACTGTTAGACGCTTGGAAACTGAGAATGAATCTCACATACAGAAAGAG GCACTGTTGGAAGAAAGGCTTGAGCATTTAAGAACAGAAAGTGAAGCTCATATACAGAAGCAG GCACTGTTAGAAGAAAGGCTTGAGCATCTGAGAACAGAAAATGAACCTCACATAGAAAAAGAG GTACAGTTAGAAAAAATGGTTGCGGATTTGAGAACGCAAAATGAAGCTCACATAGAGAAAGAG GGACTGTTAGAAGAGAGGCTTGAGCATTTGAAAACAGAAAATGAAGCTCACATTCAAAGTGAG GCACTGTTAGAAGAAAGGCTCTTGCATTTGAGAACAGAGAATGAAGCTTACATACAAAAACAG GCACAGTTAGAAGAAAGGCTCTTGCATTTGAGAACTGAGAATGAAACTCTCAAACAGAACGAG GAAAAGTTGGAGGAAAGACATGTTCAGTATAAAACAAAGAACGACGTGCTTGTTCATGAAATG TCTAGTACAGAAGTCAAAATGAGAGAATTGCTTGACGAAAGATCTACCTTCTCTCAGAAAGAG GCAAGTCTAGAGAAAAAACTTCAGCAACTTCAACATGATGAAGAATCTTCGACTGCAGCTGCGGAG AAGTCATCCATAGAAATGATTTCGAGCCTGAACAATGAAATTGGAACACTGCGAGCACAG GTAATGAAGTTGGAAGAATCTAGGAGTAATCTTCAGGAGCAGAACAATAGTCTTGTGGAAACTGTGTCCAGTCTTCAAGTCCAGCGTGAAAACCATGACAATAACGTGAAG GGTGCTTCTGAGGAAGAACTAAACTCACAGATTGAAGCAGCTTGTACTCTAGTTGAAAAGCTTATCACTGAAAATGCTGAACTTGTTGAGAAG GTGAACGAGTTGTGCATTCAGCTAAACCAATCGCAGCGTGCTTTTGCTTCACCCCCTGAGAGCCTAGCAATTGAAGTACAGAAGTCTGATGCCTTAGAAGAAATACCCATTCACGACGAGATGATTAGAATTGACGACTCTGGAGACATTGAAACTGCACTGTTGGAGAGAAACTTATCAGAAGAAACAGTGCCGGTTTCTGTGAACCCGAATGGGGAAATAGATGTGGAATCACAGGTTGCAGTAGCTGGAGAAGCAGAAGAAGTAAGTGGTGGTGTGCCTCTGGTGGACGCTCCACTGATCGGTGCGCCGTTCAGGCTCGTCTCATTTGTAGCAAGATACGTGAGTGGTGCAGATTTGGCGGAAAAGAAACAGTTTTTGTAA
- the LOC103857791 gene encoding chromosome partition protein Smc isoform X18, which translates to MDDEKKKKRNKKKKNKQNNSKRADGDAIPTEDGNHNGDADIALINQVPDSIELEPSSQQIIINQADEPGVVDYTSPNSEAVLEETIKQLRDEIGSHLQKEAVFEETVRRLETENESHIQKEALLEERLEHLRTENEPHIEKEVQLEKMVADLRTQNEAHIEKEGLLEERLEHLKTENEAHIQSEALLEERLLHLRTENEAYIQKQAQLEERLLHLRTENETLKQNEEKLEERHVQYKTKNDVLVHEMSSTEVKMRELLDERSTFSQKEASLEKKLQQLQHDEESSTAAAEKSSIEMISSLNNEIGTLRAQVMKLEESRSNLQEQNNSLVETVSSLQVQRENHDNNVKGASEEELNSQIEAACTLVEKLITENAELVEKVNELCIQLNQSQRAFASPPESLAIEVQKSDALEEIPIHDEMIRIDDSGDIETALLERNLSEETVPVSVNPNGEIDVESQVAVAGEAEEVSGGVPLVDAPLIGAPFRLVSFVARYVSGADLAEKKQFL; encoded by the exons ATGgatgatgagaagaagaagaagagaaacaagaagaagaagaacaagcaGAACAATAGCAAACGTGCAGACGGTGACGCTATACCTACCGAGGATGGGAATCATAACGGAGACGCTGACATTGCTCTAATCAACCAAGTCCCTGATTCCATTGAGTTGGAACCATCATCTCAACAGATCATCATCAAT CAGGCAGATGAACCTGGTGTTGTTGACTACACGTCTCCAAATAGCGAG GCGGTTCTGGAAGAAACAATCAAACAGTTACGTGATGAGATTGGGTCCCACCTTCAGAAAGAG GCTGTTTTTGAAGAAACTGTTAGACGCTTGGAAACTGAGAATGAATCTCACATACAGAAAGAG GCACTGTTAGAAGAAAGGCTTGAGCATCTGAGAACAGAAAATGAACCTCACATAGAAAAAGAG GTACAGTTAGAAAAAATGGTTGCGGATTTGAGAACGCAAAATGAAGCTCACATAGAGAAAGAG GGACTGTTAGAAGAGAGGCTTGAGCATTTGAAAACAGAAAATGAAGCTCACATTCAAAGTGAG GCACTGTTAGAAGAAAGGCTCTTGCATTTGAGAACAGAGAATGAAGCTTACATACAAAAACAG GCACAGTTAGAAGAAAGGCTCTTGCATTTGAGAACTGAGAATGAAACTCTCAAACAGAACGAG GAAAAGTTGGAGGAAAGACATGTTCAGTATAAAACAAAGAACGACGTGCTTGTTCATGAAATG TCTAGTACAGAAGTCAAAATGAGAGAATTGCTTGACGAAAGATCTACCTTCTCTCAGAAAGAG GCAAGTCTAGAGAAAAAACTTCAGCAACTTCAACATGATGAAGAATCTTCGACTGCAGCTGCGGAG AAGTCATCCATAGAAATGATTTCGAGCCTGAACAATGAAATTGGAACACTGCGAGCACAG GTAATGAAGTTGGAAGAATCTAGGAGTAATCTTCAGGAGCAGAACAATAGTCTTGTGGAAACTGTGTCCAGTCTTCAAGTCCAGCGTGAAAACCATGACAATAACGTGAAG GGTGCTTCTGAGGAAGAACTAAACTCACAGATTGAAGCAGCTTGTACTCTAGTTGAAAAGCTTATCACTGAAAATGCTGAACTTGTTGAGAAG GTGAACGAGTTGTGCATTCAGCTAAACCAATCGCAGCGTGCTTTTGCTTCACCCCCTGAGAGCCTAGCAATTGAAGTACAGAAGTCTGATGCCTTAGAAGAAATACCCATTCACGACGAGATGATTAGAATTGACGACTCTGGAGACATTGAAACTGCACTGTTGGAGAGAAACTTATCAGAAGAAACAGTGCCGGTTTCTGTGAACCCGAATGGGGAAATAGATGTGGAATCACAGGTTGCAGTAGCTGGAGAAGCAGAAGAAGTAAGTGGTGGTGTGCCTCTGGTGGACGCTCCACTGATCGGTGCGCCGTTCAGGCTCGTCTCATTTGTAGCAAGATACGTGAGTGGTGCAGATTTGGCGGAAAAGAAACAGTTTTTGTAA
- the LOC103857791 gene encoding myosin-9 isoform X4 — translation MDDEKKKKRNKKKKNKQNNSKRADGDAIPTEDGNHNGDADIALINQVPDSIELEPSSQQIIINQADEPGVVDYTSPNSEAVLEETIKQLRDEIGSHLQKEAVFEETVRRLETENESHIQKEALLEERLEHLRTESEAHIQKQALLEERLEHLRTENEPHIEKEVQLEKTVADLRTQNEAHIEKEVQLEKTVADLRTQNEAHIEKEGLLEERLEHLKTENEAHIQSEALLEERLLHLRTENEAYIQKQAQLEERLLHLRTENETLKQNEEKLEERHVQYKTKNDVLVHEMSSTEVKMRELLDERSTFSQKEASLEKKLQQLQHDEESSTAAAEKSSIEMISSLNNEIGTLRAQVMKLEESRSNLQEQNNSLVETVSSLQVQRENHDNNVKGASEEELNSQIEAACTLVEKLITENAELVEKVNELCIQLNQSQRAFASPPESLAIEVQKSDALEEIPIHDEMIRIDDSGDIETALLERNLSEETVPVSVNPNGEIDVESQVAVAGEAEEVSGGVPLVDAPLIGAPFRLVSFVARYVSGADLAEKKQFL, via the exons ATGgatgatgagaagaagaagaagagaaacaagaagaagaagaacaagcaGAACAATAGCAAACGTGCAGACGGTGACGCTATACCTACCGAGGATGGGAATCATAACGGAGACGCTGACATTGCTCTAATCAACCAAGTCCCTGATTCCATTGAGTTGGAACCATCATCTCAACAGATCATCATCAAT CAGGCAGATGAACCTGGTGTTGTTGACTACACGTCTCCAAATAGCGAG GCGGTTCTGGAAGAAACAATCAAACAGTTACGTGATGAGATTGGGTCCCACCTTCAGAAAGAG GCTGTTTTTGAAGAAACTGTTAGACGCTTGGAAACTGAGAATGAATCTCACATACAGAAAGAG GCACTGTTGGAAGAAAGGCTTGAGCATTTAAGAACAGAAAGTGAAGCTCATATACAGAAGCAG GCACTGTTAGAAGAAAGGCTTGAGCATCTGAGAACAGAAAATGAACCTCACATAGAAAAAGAG GTACAGTTAGAAAAAACGGTTGCGGATTTGAGAACGCAAAATGAAGCTCACATAGAGAAAGAG GTACAGTTAGAAAAAACGGTTGCGGATTTGAGAACGCAAAATGAAGCTCACATAGAGAAAGAG GGACTGTTAGAAGAGAGGCTTGAGCATTTGAAAACAGAAAATGAAGCTCACATTCAAAGTGAG GCACTGTTAGAAGAAAGGCTCTTGCATTTGAGAACAGAGAATGAAGCTTACATACAAAAACAG GCACAGTTAGAAGAAAGGCTCTTGCATTTGAGAACTGAGAATGAAACTCTCAAACAGAACGAG GAAAAGTTGGAGGAAAGACATGTTCAGTATAAAACAAAGAACGACGTGCTTGTTCATGAAATG TCTAGTACAGAAGTCAAAATGAGAGAATTGCTTGACGAAAGATCTACCTTCTCTCAGAAAGAG GCAAGTCTAGAGAAAAAACTTCAGCAACTTCAACATGATGAAGAATCTTCGACTGCAGCTGCGGAG AAGTCATCCATAGAAATGATTTCGAGCCTGAACAATGAAATTGGAACACTGCGAGCACAG GTAATGAAGTTGGAAGAATCTAGGAGTAATCTTCAGGAGCAGAACAATAGTCTTGTGGAAACTGTGTCCAGTCTTCAAGTCCAGCGTGAAAACCATGACAATAACGTGAAG GGTGCTTCTGAGGAAGAACTAAACTCACAGATTGAAGCAGCTTGTACTCTAGTTGAAAAGCTTATCACTGAAAATGCTGAACTTGTTGAGAAG GTGAACGAGTTGTGCATTCAGCTAAACCAATCGCAGCGTGCTTTTGCTTCACCCCCTGAGAGCCTAGCAATTGAAGTACAGAAGTCTGATGCCTTAGAAGAAATACCCATTCACGACGAGATGATTAGAATTGACGACTCTGGAGACATTGAAACTGCACTGTTGGAGAGAAACTTATCAGAAGAAACAGTGCCGGTTTCTGTGAACCCGAATGGGGAAATAGATGTGGAATCACAGGTTGCAGTAGCTGGAGAAGCAGAAGAAGTAAGTGGTGGTGTGCCTCTGGTGGACGCTCCACTGATCGGTGCGCCGTTCAGGCTCGTCTCATTTGTAGCAAGATACGTGAGTGGTGCAGATTTGGCGGAAAAGAAACAGTTTTTGTAA
- the LOC103857791 gene encoding chromosome partition protein Smc isoform X16 yields MDDEKKKKRNKKKKNKQNNSKRADGDAIPTEDGNHNGDADIALINQVPDSIELEPSSQQIIINQADEPGVVDYTSPNSEAVLEETIKQLRDEIGSHLQKEAVFEETVRRLETENESHIQKEALLEERLEHLRTESEAHIQKQALLEERLEHLRTENEPHIEKEGLLEERLEHLKTENEAHIQSEALLEERLLHLRTENEAYIQKQAQLEERLLHLRTENETLKQNEEKLEERHVQYKTKNDVLVHEMSSTEVKMRELLDERSTFSQKEASLEKKLQQLQHDEESSTAAAEKSSIEMISSLNNEIGTLRAQVMKLEESRSNLQEQNNSLVETVSSLQVQRENHDNNVKGASEEELNSQIEAACTLVEKLITENAELVEKVNELCIQLNQSQRAFASPPESLAIEVQKSDALEEIPIHDEMIRIDDSGDIETALLERNLSEETVPVSVNPNGEIDVESQVAVAGEAEEVSGGVPLVDAPLIGAPFRLVSFVARYVSGADLAEKKQFL; encoded by the exons ATGgatgatgagaagaagaagaagagaaacaagaagaagaagaacaagcaGAACAATAGCAAACGTGCAGACGGTGACGCTATACCTACCGAGGATGGGAATCATAACGGAGACGCTGACATTGCTCTAATCAACCAAGTCCCTGATTCCATTGAGTTGGAACCATCATCTCAACAGATCATCATCAAT CAGGCAGATGAACCTGGTGTTGTTGACTACACGTCTCCAAATAGCGAG GCGGTTCTGGAAGAAACAATCAAACAGTTACGTGATGAGATTGGGTCCCACCTTCAGAAAGAG GCTGTTTTTGAAGAAACTGTTAGACGCTTGGAAACTGAGAATGAATCTCACATACAGAAAGAG GCACTGTTGGAAGAAAGGCTTGAGCATTTAAGAACAGAAAGTGAAGCTCATATACAGAAGCAG GCACTGTTAGAAGAAAGGCTTGAGCATCTGAGAACAGAAAATGAACCTCACATAGAAAAAGAG GGACTGTTAGAAGAGAGGCTTGAGCATTTGAAAACAGAAAATGAAGCTCACATTCAAAGTGAG GCACTGTTAGAAGAAAGGCTCTTGCATTTGAGAACAGAGAATGAAGCTTACATACAAAAACAG GCACAGTTAGAAGAAAGGCTCTTGCATTTGAGAACTGAGAATGAAACTCTCAAACAGAACGAG GAAAAGTTGGAGGAAAGACATGTTCAGTATAAAACAAAGAACGACGTGCTTGTTCATGAAATG TCTAGTACAGAAGTCAAAATGAGAGAATTGCTTGACGAAAGATCTACCTTCTCTCAGAAAGAG GCAAGTCTAGAGAAAAAACTTCAGCAACTTCAACATGATGAAGAATCTTCGACTGCAGCTGCGGAG AAGTCATCCATAGAAATGATTTCGAGCCTGAACAATGAAATTGGAACACTGCGAGCACAG GTAATGAAGTTGGAAGAATCTAGGAGTAATCTTCAGGAGCAGAACAATAGTCTTGTGGAAACTGTGTCCAGTCTTCAAGTCCAGCGTGAAAACCATGACAATAACGTGAAG GGTGCTTCTGAGGAAGAACTAAACTCACAGATTGAAGCAGCTTGTACTCTAGTTGAAAAGCTTATCACTGAAAATGCTGAACTTGTTGAGAAG GTGAACGAGTTGTGCATTCAGCTAAACCAATCGCAGCGTGCTTTTGCTTCACCCCCTGAGAGCCTAGCAATTGAAGTACAGAAGTCTGATGCCTTAGAAGAAATACCCATTCACGACGAGATGATTAGAATTGACGACTCTGGAGACATTGAAACTGCACTGTTGGAGAGAAACTTATCAGAAGAAACAGTGCCGGTTTCTGTGAACCCGAATGGGGAAATAGATGTGGAATCACAGGTTGCAGTAGCTGGAGAAGCAGAAGAAGTAAGTGGTGGTGTGCCTCTGGTGGACGCTCCACTGATCGGTGCGCCGTTCAGGCTCGTCTCATTTGTAGCAAGATACGTGAGTGGTGCAGATTTGGCGGAAAAGAAACAGTTTTTGTAA
- the LOC103857791 gene encoding myosin-9 isoform X13 — MDDEKKKKRNKKKKNKQNNSKRADGDAIPTEDGNHNGDADIALINQVPDSIELEPSSQQIIINQADEPGVVDYTSPNSEAVLEETIKQLRDEIGSHLQKEAVFEETVRRLETENESHIQKEALLEERLEHLRTESEAHIQKQALLEERLEHLRTENEPHIEKEVQLEKTVADLRTQNEAHIEKEGLLEERLEHLKTENEAHIQSEALLEERLLHLRTENEAYIQKQAQLEERLLHLRTENETLKQNEEKLEERHVQYKTKNDVLVHEMSSTEVKMRELLDERSTFSQKEASLEKKLQQLQHDEESSTAAAEKSSIEMISSLNNEIGTLRAQVMKLEESRSNLQEQNNSLVETVSSLQVQRENHDNNVKGASEEELNSQIEAACTLVEKLITENAELVEKVNELCIQLNQSQRAFASPPESLAIEVQKSDALEEIPIHDEMIRIDDSGDIETALLERNLSEETVPVSVNPNGEIDVESQVAVAGEAEEVSGGVPLVDAPLIGAPFRLVSFVARYVSGADLAEKKQFL; from the exons ATGgatgatgagaagaagaagaagagaaacaagaagaagaagaacaagcaGAACAATAGCAAACGTGCAGACGGTGACGCTATACCTACCGAGGATGGGAATCATAACGGAGACGCTGACATTGCTCTAATCAACCAAGTCCCTGATTCCATTGAGTTGGAACCATCATCTCAACAGATCATCATCAAT CAGGCAGATGAACCTGGTGTTGTTGACTACACGTCTCCAAATAGCGAG GCGGTTCTGGAAGAAACAATCAAACAGTTACGTGATGAGATTGGGTCCCACCTTCAGAAAGAG GCTGTTTTTGAAGAAACTGTTAGACGCTTGGAAACTGAGAATGAATCTCACATACAGAAAGAG GCACTGTTGGAAGAAAGGCTTGAGCATTTAAGAACAGAAAGTGAAGCTCATATACAGAAGCAG GCACTGTTAGAAGAAAGGCTTGAGCATCTGAGAACAGAAAATGAACCTCACATAGAAAAAGAG GTACAGTTAGAAAAAACGGTTGCGGATTTGAGAACGCAAAATGAAGCTCACATAGAGAAAGAG GGACTGTTAGAAGAGAGGCTTGAGCATTTGAAAACAGAAAATGAAGCTCACATTCAAAGTGAG GCACTGTTAGAAGAAAGGCTCTTGCATTTGAGAACAGAGAATGAAGCTTACATACAAAAACAG GCACAGTTAGAAGAAAGGCTCTTGCATTTGAGAACTGAGAATGAAACTCTCAAACAGAACGAG GAAAAGTTGGAGGAAAGACATGTTCAGTATAAAACAAAGAACGACGTGCTTGTTCATGAAATG TCTAGTACAGAAGTCAAAATGAGAGAATTGCTTGACGAAAGATCTACCTTCTCTCAGAAAGAG GCAAGTCTAGAGAAAAAACTTCAGCAACTTCAACATGATGAAGAATCTTCGACTGCAGCTGCGGAG AAGTCATCCATAGAAATGATTTCGAGCCTGAACAATGAAATTGGAACACTGCGAGCACAG GTAATGAAGTTGGAAGAATCTAGGAGTAATCTTCAGGAGCAGAACAATAGTCTTGTGGAAACTGTGTCCAGTCTTCAAGTCCAGCGTGAAAACCATGACAATAACGTGAAG GGTGCTTCTGAGGAAGAACTAAACTCACAGATTGAAGCAGCTTGTACTCTAGTTGAAAAGCTTATCACTGAAAATGCTGAACTTGTTGAGAAG GTGAACGAGTTGTGCATTCAGCTAAACCAATCGCAGCGTGCTTTTGCTTCACCCCCTGAGAGCCTAGCAATTGAAGTACAGAAGTCTGATGCCTTAGAAGAAATACCCATTCACGACGAGATGATTAGAATTGACGACTCTGGAGACATTGAAACTGCACTGTTGGAGAGAAACTTATCAGAAGAAACAGTGCCGGTTTCTGTGAACCCGAATGGGGAAATAGATGTGGAATCACAGGTTGCAGTAGCTGGAGAAGCAGAAGAAGTAAGTGGTGGTGTGCCTCTGGTGGACGCTCCACTGATCGGTGCGCCGTTCAGGCTCGTCTCATTTGTAGCAAGATACGTGAGTGGTGCAGATTTGGCGGAAAAGAAACAGTTTTTGTAA
- the LOC103857791 gene encoding sporulation-specific protein 15 isoform X9: MDDEKKKKRNKKKKNKQNNSKRADGDAIPTEDGNHNGDADIALINQVPDSIELEPSSQQIIINADEPGVVDYTSPNSEAVLEETIKQLRDEIGSHLQKEAVFEETVRRLETENESHIQKEALLEERLEHLRTENEPHIEKEVQLEKMVADLRTQNEAHIEKEVQLEKTVADLRTQNEAHIEKEVQLEKTVADLRTQNEAHIEKEGLLEERLEHLKTENEAHIQSEALLEERLLHLRTENEAYIQKQAQLEERLLHLRTENETLKQNEEKLEERHVQYKTKNDVLVHEMSSTEVKMRELLDERSTFSQKEASLEKKLQQLQHDEESSTAAAEKSSIEMISSLNNEIGTLRAQVMKLEESRSNLQEQNNSLVETVSSLQVQRENHDNNVKGASEEELNSQIEAACTLVEKLITENAELVEKVNELCIQLNQSQRAFASPPESLAIEVQKSDALEEIPIHDEMIRIDDSGDIETALLERNLSEETVPVSVNPNGEIDVESQVAVAGEAEEVSGGVPLVDAPLIGAPFRLVSFVARYVSGADLAEKKQFL; encoded by the exons ATGgatgatgagaagaagaagaagagaaacaagaagaagaagaacaagcaGAACAATAGCAAACGTGCAGACGGTGACGCTATACCTACCGAGGATGGGAATCATAACGGAGACGCTGACATTGCTCTAATCAACCAAGTCCCTGATTCCATTGAGTTGGAACCATCATCTCAACAGATCATCATCAAT GCAGATGAACCTGGTGTTGTTGACTACACGTCTCCAAATAGCGAG GCGGTTCTGGAAGAAACAATCAAACAGTTACGTGATGAGATTGGGTCCCACCTTCAGAAAGAG GCTGTTTTTGAAGAAACTGTTAGACGCTTGGAAACTGAGAATGAATCTCACATACAGAAAGAG GCACTGTTAGAAGAAAGGCTTGAGCATCTGAGAACAGAAAATGAACCTCACATAGAAAAAGAG GTACAGTTAGAAAAAATGGTTGCGGATTTGAGAACGCAAAATGAAGCTCACATAGAGAAAGAG GTACAGTTAGAAAAAACGGTTGCGGATTTGAGAACGCAAAATGAAGCTCACATAGAGAAAGAG GTACAGTTAGAAAAAACGGTTGCGGATTTGAGAACGCAAAATGAAGCTCACATAGAGAAAGAG GGACTGTTAGAAGAGAGGCTTGAGCATTTGAAAACAGAAAATGAAGCTCACATTCAAAGTGAG GCACTGTTAGAAGAAAGGCTCTTGCATTTGAGAACAGAGAATGAAGCTTACATACAAAAACAG GCACAGTTAGAAGAAAGGCTCTTGCATTTGAGAACTGAGAATGAAACTCTCAAACAGAACGAG GAAAAGTTGGAGGAAAGACATGTTCAGTATAAAACAAAGAACGACGTGCTTGTTCATGAAATG TCTAGTACAGAAGTCAAAATGAGAGAATTGCTTGACGAAAGATCTACCTTCTCTCAGAAAGAG GCAAGTCTAGAGAAAAAACTTCAGCAACTTCAACATGATGAAGAATCTTCGACTGCAGCTGCGGAG AAGTCATCCATAGAAATGATTTCGAGCCTGAACAATGAAATTGGAACACTGCGAGCACAG GTAATGAAGTTGGAAGAATCTAGGAGTAATCTTCAGGAGCAGAACAATAGTCTTGTGGAAACTGTGTCCAGTCTTCAAGTCCAGCGTGAAAACCATGACAATAACGTGAAG GGTGCTTCTGAGGAAGAACTAAACTCACAGATTGAAGCAGCTTGTACTCTAGTTGAAAAGCTTATCACTGAAAATGCTGAACTTGTTGAGAAG GTGAACGAGTTGTGCATTCAGCTAAACCAATCGCAGCGTGCTTTTGCTTCACCCCCTGAGAGCCTAGCAATTGAAGTACAGAAGTCTGATGCCTTAGAAGAAATACCCATTCACGACGAGATGATTAGAATTGACGACTCTGGAGACATTGAAACTGCACTGTTGGAGAGAAACTTATCAGAAGAAACAGTGCCGGTTTCTGTGAACCCGAATGGGGAAATAGATGTGGAATCACAGGTTGCAGTAGCTGGAGAAGCAGAAGAAGTAAGTGGTGGTGTGCCTCTGGTGGACGCTCCACTGATCGGTGCGCCGTTCAGGCTCGTCTCATTTGTAGCAAGATACGTGAGTGGTGCAGATTTGGCGGAAAAGAAACAGTTTTTGTAA